Part of the Tolypothrix sp. PCC 7910 genome, TCTGTTGTTGACAATTTGTTCATTTTACATCTCTGTTGGATTCCCTTTCAACAGAGTATGTAAAATAATCATGTAGAAAATTCCTATTTGATAATCATCTGGTAAATTAGCTTAACACTATTGTGCTGGCATCAGCAGAATGATCTAGCATAATTACCTACAGAATTAACGTTTTTGATTTAGACACTCAATGCTGAACATTCCTCAATTACTGGCAACTGAACTAGACCTTAAACCTTATCAGGTGCAAAATGCGCTGGAACTTCTAGCAGAGGGTGCAACAATCCCTTTTATCGCACGCTACCGAAAAGAGCGCACCGGTGAAATGGATGAAGTTCAATTGCGTAATTTATCGGATAAGTATACATACTTAACAGAATTAGAAGAAAGAAAAGCGGTAATTCTAAATGCGATCGCCAATCAAGGTAAACTCACTGATGAACTAAAAGCGCAGATTACTTCTAGTTTACAAAAAACAGAACTTGAGGATTTATACTTACCATATAAACAAAAGCGTCGCACCCGCGCTACTGTCGCCAGAGAGAAAGGTTTAGAACCACTGGCAGAATTTATTAAATCATTGAATGTGAAAAATCCTGTGTCTGCTTCTTTAGAAACAGAAGCAGCCAAATATATTTCGGAAACTCAAGGCGTAAAATCTGCACAAGAAGCGCTCAAAGGCGCATCTGATATTTTAGCGGAGGAAGTTGCCGAAAGAGCCGAATCAAGGGCATATATTCGGGATTATTTATTAGAATCGGGTGTATTTAACTCTCGGATTAAAGATGAGCATCCGGAAGGTACAACGAAATTTGAAATGTACCGTAACTATCAAGCTAAGGTTAAAAATATTGCACCTCATAATATCTTGGCTTTGTGTCGGGGTGAAGCAGAGGGAGTATTAAATTTTGAAATCGCCTTTGATGAAGATATCGTACTTTCCTATCTCGAATCTCAGGAGATTAAAACTAAAGTCCGCGCTATTCGCGATTTTTACCAAGCGATGATTAAAGATGCATTTAATCGCTTGATGAAAACTTCTTTAATGGGAGAAGTCATAGCTGAAAAGAAAGCCTACGCTGATTTTGAGTCGATTAAAACCTTTGAAACGAATTTACGGGAATTGCTATTATCTGCACCTGCGGGGATGAAACCAACTTTGGCAATTGATCCTGGGTTTAGAACTGGGTGTAAAGTAGCAGTAATTGACCAAACAGGAAAATTTTTGGAATATCAAGCGGTATTTCCCCATCAAGCAGCCGAACAACGGACTAAAGCTGCACAAACTCTCAAAAATTTAATTGAAAAGTACAAAATTGAGTTAATCGCCATTGGTAACGGTACAGCTTCCCGTGAGACTGACGAGTTTGTTTCCCAAGTACTGCAAGCTATGGAACGCAAACCGACAAAGGTAATGGTAAATGAATCGGGTGCATCTATATATTCTGCTAGTAAAGTAGCTTTAGAAGAGTTTCCCGATTTAGATATTACCGTGCGTGGTGCCATTAGCATCGGTCGGCGCTTGCAAGATCCCTTGGCGGAACTAGTGAAGATTGATCCCAAATCCATTGGTGTAGGACAATATCAGCACGATGTTGACCAGAAGTTGCTCAAGAAAAAGTTGGATGAAACTGTAGAAAGCTGCGTCAACTATGTCGGTGTAGACTTAAACACGGCTTCTAAAGAACTTTTAACCTTTGTTTCGGGAATTACGCCAGCAGTTGCCAATAATATTGTCACCTATCGCAACGAGAACGGAGCCTTTAAAAATCGCCGCCAATTGTTAAAGGTACCAAAACTAGGGCCCAAAGCCTTTGAACAAGCTGCTGGGTTCCTGCGGATTCGCAACGGTGAAAACCCCTTGGATAATACAGCCGTACATCCAGAGAGTTATTCATTGGTAGAAGCGATCGCATCCGACCTCAACGTACCATTAAATCAGGTAACCCAAATCGCCGCCAAACTCCAAAAGGCTAACCTAAAAAAATACGTCACCGATACTGTAGGCGAACCGACACTGCGCGACATCTTTAGCGAACTCGAAAAACCAGGTAGAGATCCCCGTGCTGAGTTTAAATATGCCACCTTCAAAGAAGGAATTACAGAAATTAAAGATTTACAAGAGGGAATGGAATTAGAAGGTATTATCACCAATGTCGCCAACTTTGGTGCATTTGTAGATATCGGTGTCCATCAAGATGGCTTAGTCCACATCTCCCAACTGGCTGATAGATTTGTTGACGATCCCAAAAAGATTGTCAAAGTCGGACAAGTTGTGAAAGTTAGAGTACTAGAAGTCAATGAAAAATTGAAGCGAATTAGTTTGTCGATGAAATCCGTAAGACAAAGCTAGTCGTAGGGTGCGTTGTCGCGCAGCGCAACGCACCGCCAATTATTCAAGGTGCCGTATTTGATTATTAAGGCAGCACAAGAGAGGGTTTTCTGCCTCCAAGAGAGAAAATAACAGTATGGGGAATCACAAATGGCAGTTTATCAAGTTCGACTGATTAACTCGGCAATGGGGTTAGACCGTACTATTCAAGTCCCAGACGATCAATATATTCTCGACATAGCAGAAGACAACGGTATTCGCCTACCATCTGGTTGCAAACAAGGCGAATGTTCTGCCTGTGTTGCCAAACTCATCAGTGGTGAAGTTGATCAAAGTGAGCAGAAATTTCTGCGTCCCCAGGAAATCAAAGCTGGCTATATTGTTACCTGTGTTACTTATCCCACCTCTGATTGCACTCTCGAAACCCATCAAGAACAAGTTTTATATAAATCTTCGCTTTACTATAAGCAATAAATTTTTTAAATTAGATATTTGGCTATTTATTTATAAACTAAATACTCATCTGTGAAAGTATAAATTAATCGACTTAATTTAAGATTTTCTTTATAAACTAATCTTTATAGAATTTCCCACCTTAATTAAGTATTTTAGCAATAAATAATCAAATGGAAAAATTAAACCCTGATTTTTCAGCCGAATGGTAGAACGGTAATCTATCCTCATATTGATGCCCCAACAGATTGATTAGTTCATGATAGTGACATGAAGTTCACACGCTCAATCAACTGTTTCTGAGGTAAAAACAATGTTAGGGCCATTTTTGACAGCAATAGCTACAGCTTTGAGTCTACTAATAGTAGATTTGGTGGTACCAGGCGTTAATATTGCTAATTTTCCCGCTGCAATCATTGCAGCATTAGTGATTGGTTTGATTAATGGCTCAGTCAAGCCAGTACTTTCTACCTTATCTATGCCGTTGAATTTCTTAAGCTTTGGCGCATTTTCTCTAGTAATTAACGGTATTTGTTTCGCATTAGCAGCAGCCTTAGTTCCTGGTTTTTATGCTCACGGAATTATCGCGTTTATTTTGGGGCCAGTAATTCTATCTTTTGCTAACACCTTCATTAACAACTACTTTGCTGAAAAGAACCTGGCTTTAGGTAGTGGAAATGTTAATAATAAGGGAGAATTACCCTCCAGCTAATAAGCAGTTAGGGTATAGATAATATTCCCATCATCTGTCTCTACCAATTAGCAGTCGTCGAATTAATTTGATTTCGTCAGCAGATTTCCTAATTCGGTGACACTCATACAAATGAAACTCAACCACATCAAACATTAGAATCAAATCCATGAAATTAACACGCTTACTTCTTGGTCTGTTGTTACCCCCCGTAGGAGTTTTTCTAGAAGTTGGTATTGGCCCAACTCTGATAATTAATATTTTGCTCACATTATTAGGTTGGCTTCCCGGTAGCATCCATGCAGTTTGGGTTATCGCCAAACATAATGAGCAATTTAACAGACAGGATGGGATCTACTAACACCGCGAAATTGGTAATGAGTATTAACTAATTCTCGACCAATAATTACCATTACCAATTTGCATCTCCATTATTCCAAATCCCAATATTTGCTATAGTTGCTTTCAATTAAGTTTGTAGTTCAATACAGTTCAGCCAGAAATAAAAGCTCCTATTTAGAATAGTCATCTACTCCAAATAAACGCTTTTTAAATTGTGACTTTTAATTTTTGATTTTCGCGCGACGGTATCAGGGTTTCATCGAATTTCTCCTCTCAATCAAAGTATACTAGGGTGGCAGTTGTCCACTCTATTTTTTTGTTTTATCTAATTTCAATTCAACAATAGTTGTTGCTCAGAACCCCGAGGTTTTGAAAAAGTCGGGGTTCTAAATCTTGCTACAGTACCATTCATATATAGGGTGCGTTAGCCTTGGCTAACGCACCGGACACAGCTTAGATAGTGCAGTGGGTTACTGAAATTTTTTCAACATATAAAAAAACAATACCCCCGACTTTTTAATAAGCCAGGGATATTTATCTGTTATGGAAGACTAGCTACTGTATTAAGCAGGGGGTAATTTGTGTTTATCGGTAGTAGTAGGATGGTCTTTATCTTTAAACAATTCCGCCGCCGCTAACAGCAATTCTCTTAAAGCCTGTTTTAGTTGGTGTTCTTTCTTTGCGATCGCACTACCAGCTGCACCCAGTTTATCATCGAGCTGCGATCGCTTCTGTTCAACTTGAGTAGCAATGTTTTCTGCTTGGGGACGAGCTTGATTGTACCAATGCTTTGCGTCTTCCAAGTAATCTTTTACCTCTTCCGAACGTCCACCGTAGCGTGCAGCTAAATTAGCTCTCACAATAGCCAGTTGTGCTTGCAGCTGAGCATAGCGTTTCTTCAGTAAAGCTGCTTCTTCACTATCTTTAATCCCATCAATGACAGAATCAAGGACAGTTTTTGTACTAGTAGAAGTTTCCTTACCTGTCTCTTCAATCTCAGCCAAAATTACATCAACATCTTTTTGGAGTTGTTCTTCTTCAGTATCTAGTTGAGACTGTAGCTTTTTAATTTCTGTTTGAGTTTTTGCGATGTTTTCATGTCGGCGGCTATTAACACCTTCCAATACACCTTCAATAGAAGCTGTCACTTCTTCTTTGATTTCGCTACCTCTTTCTTGGAAAGTTTCCATTACAGCCGAAAGCGCATCTTTCACAATAGTACGCAGTTCTATAGAACCCGCTTTAAATTCAGAACTGACTTGAGAAACTGCGGCTTTAACAATTTCTCTAATGCGATCACTTCTTAACTGTCCAGTTTCTTTAGCTTGTTCTAAGTCTGCTTGAATTTTCTGTTTGATATTGTTAGGCATTTTCCACTCTAGGTATTTAGCTAATTTGGATAAAATTTTGTAGATATCATCCTCTATTCACATTATGGTGTAGCCTTTTCGAGCCGGGCACTTCCTTTAGACAGAAAATGACTGTATTTTTCACAAATTACCTTTTGTGAGATGATTAATATCTGTTGATACACAATAAATTTCTTATGTGGCAAGTAAATATCAATTGTTCTGGTCAAGCATGGAAAATATATGGTAGTGAATTTAAAGCGCTAGCAGATAAGTATTCAGGTGTTTGCATTACCTCTAAAAAAATGCCAGATGGTCAGCGGATTATGGTATACAAAATTGAGGATGTGAGCGATGCAGAGGCTTTTGTAGAAGAATGTCAGCAGTTTGTTGGCTTTACTTCAGACTTTGAATCTTTTTAAGATGCTAGTTGATATATAAGTAAAAAATGATGTTGATTATATGAAAAAGCAATTCAAAAAACTCATAAAATTGCTATTAATTACTTGTTTGAGCTTGACAAGTTTTTTAACTCCCTCTGCTAATGCAGCAGATACAGTTAATGGCTCACAAATATTCGATGTTCATTGTGCAGGTTGTCATATTAACGGTGGTAATATTATCAGGCGTGGTAAGACCTTAAAGAAAAAAGCCCTCAAGAAATATGGTATGGATTCTTTAGAGGCAATATCATCCATTGTTACCAATGGTAAAAATAATATGTCAGCTTATAAAGACCGACTCACTCCAGAGCAAATACAAGATGTTGCTGCTTATGTTTTAGAACAATCCGAAAAAGACTGGCGTTAATTTATAATTCATCATTTCCCATGATATCAACAACAAGTTATCTGCAATTTACCCCTGATTTAAATATCTGCCGTATCTTAAATGGAATGTGGCAAGTTTCTGGTGGACATGGACGCATAAATCCCAAATTCGCTATTGCAACTATGTTCAAATATGTAGATGCAGGCTTTACTACCTGGGATTTAGCAGACCATTATGGCCCCGCCGAAGATTTAATTGGTGAATTCCGCCGACAAATTATTGCTACTCGTGGTCAAGAAGCTTTAGCTAATATCCAAGCCTTCACAAAGTGGGTACCTCGCCCTGGGAAAATGACCAAAAAAATCGTCGAGGACAATATTAATATATCCCTCCGCAGGATGGATGTGGAGTCATTAGATTTAATGCAGTTCCATTGGTGGGAATATCAAGATAAAAACTACCTCGATGCGCTTAAATATATGGCAGAACTGCAAACTGAGGGAAAAATTAAGCATTTAGCTTTAACTAACTTTGATACTGAACACCTGCAAATTATTGTGGAAGCAGGTATCAAAATAGTTTCTAACCAAGTACAATTTTCCCTTGTTGACCGTCGCCCGGAAGTAAATATGAGCAAATTCTGTCAAGAACATGACATCAAATTATTTACTTACGGCACAGTTTGCGGTGGGTTGCTATCAGAAAAGTATTTAGGTAAACCAGAACCCCGAGGATTTGACCTGGCTACAGTTAGCTTGAAAAAATATAAAAATATGATTGATGCTTGGGGTGGTTGGCAATTATTTCAAGAATTGCTTACCACTCTTAAATCTATTGCCGATAAACACAGAGTCAGTATTTCTAATGTGGCGGTACGCTATATTTTAGATAAGCCATCTGTCGGAGGTGTGATTGTTGGTGCGAGGCTTGGCATATCTGAGCATATAGAAGATAACGCTAAAGTCTTTAGTTTTAACTTAGATAGCGAAGATTTAAATCAGATAGATGCAGTGTCTAGTAAATCGCGAGATTTATATCAGTTAATCGGCGATTGTGGCGATGAATATCGGCGATAACAATTAACTTTTTTCTCTGCATTGTTTGTATCTCTACAGTTTGTCATCAAATCTCTCGTAGAGATGCGTTTGTCGTCAGTATTCGCGCAGCATAGGCGAATTATTTATTTTTTTGTAGTTCCTACAAGCCATGAGTGACTAGTTATTGACTAACCTCTCATGGCTTTTAGAAAATCTCAACCTATACGTCTTTACTTTGTGTTTCTGCGTGTTCTTTTAACCGAGATACTACGTTATAGTCACCACGACCTGGAGGAGTCATCGCTTCAATAATGCCTTCTGTTGGGCCACCAATTGCCTTCCATGCACCTAGACCACCTTTGAGTTGAGATACATGCATAAACCCAGCAGAACGTAGAGATTGTGCGGCTTGAGCACCCTCTTCCTCATTAGCACCGTAAACATAAATATCACGGCTTTTATCTAAAGATGATGCTGCTCGTTCTACGACTTCATCTGTAGGCATTGGCATTGCGCCCATGATGTGGCCTTCATTATAGGATTCGCGATCGCGCACATCAAGTATTGTAAAAGCGGGTTCGCCCCATTCTAGACGAGCTTTAACAACATGAGCATCAGATTGTGGTTCAATTGGTGGCTGTTGGGGGATGATATTATCTACTAAATGATTAGTCATAACTATCTCTTGCTGATTACGTTAACAGCAATTTATCTGAAAATATAGTTTAATTTGCTCTTTCCCTGGTATGAAGATTACTAAACTCTCTCTTGAGATAGACTAGTACAAAAAGGCTGTACTCTTGCGGGGAAGCAAGCTAGGCTTAGTGTCTGCAATAGAAGAAGTTTTAAGGCTAAATTTTCAAATAAACCAAGCTTTATATTCATCTGTGCTGCAATTTTTAATTGATACTTTATTTACATTATGCTGTACTAGTATTGCTATGAATTTCAAATTTAATATTATAAATCGGATTATGTATGTAAAATAAGGGGCTCGTTAGTTGCGAATGGGTAATTTATTGAGGCTGTGATTTACTAATTCATTCCGATTTTGTTTTTGGATTGAAAATAGTGATTATTTATCTTTTCTTTGTATTTTTAAATTTGTTTTACTAACAAAAATAGATAAATCTAGCCTAGAAGTTGATGGCTCTAGCGGTTCCCATATTGGTGATGTATGGCAATAAAACATTAACCGCTGTTCGCGTAGCGTTCCGCAGGAATGGAAGAGGATAAACGCAGATAAACGCGGATAAATTTGTGCTTCACTAAACTAGGAACCGCTATAAAACTAATTTTATTGTGGAATCCTCAATATTAAATTTTAAATTCTCTTACACATAATTGCTTTCTTACAAAAGAAATACAGCACTTATGAAGTAAGTGAGGTACATCATAAGTCATGAGTAATGAGTAGGAAATTTACTTATTACTCATTACTTTTTTCCATTAGTTGCTGTACCTTATAAACATCACATCTGCTGTAGTTGACCAGATTAGCCGATATCCACGATTCTATAATTTGCATTGCATTCAATTTTTAACCACTATATTTTAAAAATGTATTATAAAACACTTATCTAAGTAACTAGTATTATTTAAACTGATACTGAATTTTGATAATTTTTCATATCTGCTAATCTGAGGTGTATAAATGAGTAGGCAAAGTCAAATAAATTACAAATTACATCCGTGAATTTAGGCTTTTAGATGATTTATTTATTGTTGCAATAAATAAATCATATTGTCAAAATAATTACTATAAGATGAGGGTAAAGTTAACAAGAGTTAGAAATTTTTTAGGAATTTTAGACCTTGCTTGTGATTGATTTCTGGCTATCAATTCCACTTGGATGTGATTAAAAATATAACAAGCTCTAAAAAAATCTTTGTAGGATAATAATCCTAGTCAAGTGCTTAACACATGTAGTAAAAGATAAAATGTAGCCAAACCAAGTATTATAATGACAATGTTTGTTGAGCAGCAGCTACCTGACAAAAAAGTCATAAGTATATATATCAGCCTCTGAGGTATAGATGTTAAGAATCTCAGCACCACAAAATTTCTCTAGGGTGCAAGAAACTTCTGAAGGTAGAATTTTACAAAGTAGCGATCGCATATTAAATCGCCACATGGACAATAGACTAGAAACAATGGGCTAGAAAGTTATGGTGATGGTTCCTGCTACTAATCCCAAAATTCTTGTTGTAGATGACGACTACGGTGTCCGAACTCTCATATATCGCTTTTTAAGTCGAAAATATCATATTGAGTCGGCAGCAGATGGTAAGACTGCTTTAAATTTATTCGAGCAATTTCAACCAGATTTAGTTATTCTTGATTGGAATTTGCCGGACAGTACAGGCTATACTCTCTGCCAAGAAATGCAACGGCGCACTAACGTATTAGTCATGATACTAAGTAGCCGGACTGATGAAGCTGATAAAATCAAAATCTTGGCTGCGGGTGCTGATGACTTCATGTCCAAACCCTTTAGCCTAGCTGAAGTAGAAGTCCGAGTTCAAGCTTTGTTGCGTCGTATCCGAACTGTCAATACTTCACCAGCACAACGCCTCGTCTTTCAGCAGTTAGCAATTAACCCTGATGGACGAGAGGTAACACTTAACGATAAACCTCTATCATTAACCGCCCTAGAATTTAATATTTTACATTTTTTGGCTAGCCACCCAGGTCAAGCATGGAGCCGTCCCCAACTAATCCAAAAAATTTGGGGTTGCGATTATGTTGGAGATGGACGAGTGGTTGATGTACATATTGGTCAACTCCGCAAGAAAATGGAAGTTGATACAAATGTCCCAGAATTTATTAAAACTGTTCGGGGTTATGGTTATAAGTTTGAGCCTCCGGAAAAGCCGACAGAATAGGTATTCAACAATATTCAACTTCTTCTGTTGTCAAGAAGTAATGGCATTTTAATAATTTCAAATTCAAAATTAATTACCCCACAAATAAATTAGGGGATTAAATTAATCTTGTTTCACGTTCTCTCTTCTTCATAAATTAATTTAGCTTCAAGTCATAGCTAAGGCTTCTTTGTATATGAACTTTGAAGATAAGGGCTTCTGCCCTTATTTTTTGTTGCAAGTTTGAAGGTAAAAAATTTGTGAGCGTTGGGAATTTTTATTTATATTTATTTCCCATCATTGCGCTAGTCAATCCCACTATATTTTTTCAGTTATTTGCTAAAAATCAATATGATTTAAATTTTAATCATTAAAATAGGCAAAATGCTTGTATTACAAGAATTAGAGACAATTTATTTGCATTACTTAAATGTGTTTTAAAGCTATTAAGTACATTCAAAAAAATAAGTACATATTCTTCTATCTGTTATCAAACAAGATAGTAATAGATAGAAGAATATAAAAAATGCTTAGAAGAAAGATGATGCTTAATTCAAAATCTAGCTAGAAAAAGAGGGGCTAGAAGCTAGAGAAGAGTGATTGTATTGTTTAGTTGTGGGTTTTTACTGTAATTGACTGTCTTAAAAATTTTACTCAATGGGGAAACCCCCTAGCTAAACTTTTGGCAAAATCCAAAATCTAGATGTGAGTATTGTTTCCTTCACAAAAAGACATAATTAGGTAAAATTAGTTAAAGCAATTTTTGCACCTGTTAAATCTAGGCATCAGCAAACTCATGCATCTGAAAATCAGTGCATCTCGATTTCCCATAGCTTCCTTACTACTAATTGCCCCCTTTTTCTTGTGGGGTACGGCAATGGTAGCAATGAAAGGAGTGATACCCCACACCACACCACTATTTATGGCAGGAGTGCGGTTGCTACCTGCTGGAATCTTAATCCTCGTAGCAGCAGCATTAATGGGTAGATCCCAACCCCAAGGATGGGGTGCATGGTTATGGATTACCTTATTTGCCTTAGTGGATGG contains:
- a CDS encoding Tex family protein is translated as MLNIPQLLATELDLKPYQVQNALELLAEGATIPFIARYRKERTGEMDEVQLRNLSDKYTYLTELEERKAVILNAIANQGKLTDELKAQITSSLQKTELEDLYLPYKQKRRTRATVAREKGLEPLAEFIKSLNVKNPVSASLETEAAKYISETQGVKSAQEALKGASDILAEEVAERAESRAYIRDYLLESGVFNSRIKDEHPEGTTKFEMYRNYQAKVKNIAPHNILALCRGEAEGVLNFEIAFDEDIVLSYLESQEIKTKVRAIRDFYQAMIKDAFNRLMKTSLMGEVIAEKKAYADFESIKTFETNLRELLLSAPAGMKPTLAIDPGFRTGCKVAVIDQTGKFLEYQAVFPHQAAEQRTKAAQTLKNLIEKYKIELIAIGNGTASRETDEFVSQVLQAMERKPTKVMVNESGASIYSASKVALEEFPDLDITVRGAISIGRRLQDPLAELVKIDPKSIGVGQYQHDVDQKLLKKKLDETVESCVNYVGVDLNTASKELLTFVSGITPAVANNIVTYRNENGAFKNRRQLLKVPKLGPKAFEQAAGFLRIRNGENPLDNTAVHPESYSLVEAIASDLNVPLNQVTQIAAKLQKANLKKYVTDTVGEPTLRDIFSELEKPGRDPRAEFKYATFKEGITEIKDLQEGMELEGIITNVANFGAFVDIGVHQDGLVHISQLADRFVDDPKKIVKVGQVVKVRVLEVNEKLKRISLSMKSVRQS
- a CDS encoding 2Fe-2S iron-sulfur cluster-binding protein, giving the protein MAVYQVRLINSAMGLDRTIQVPDDQYILDIAEDNGIRLPSGCKQGECSACVAKLISGEVDQSEQKFLRPQEIKAGYIVTCVTYPTSDCTLETHQEQVLYKSSLYYKQ
- a CDS encoding phage holin family protein; this encodes MLGPFLTAIATALSLLIVDLVVPGVNIANFPAAIIAALVIGLINGSVKPVLSTLSMPLNFLSFGAFSLVINGICFALAAALVPGFYAHGIIAFILGPVILSFANTFINNYFAEKNLALGSGNVNNKGELPSS
- a CDS encoding YqaE/Pmp3 family membrane protein; the encoded protein is MKLTRLLLGLLLPPVGVFLEVGIGPTLIINILLTLLGWLPGSIHAVWVIAKHNEQFNRQDGIY
- a CDS encoding histidine kinase, translating into MPNNIKQKIQADLEQAKETGQLRSDRIREIVKAAVSQVSSEFKAGSIELRTIVKDALSAVMETFQERGSEIKEEVTASIEGVLEGVNSRRHENIAKTQTEIKKLQSQLDTEEEQLQKDVDVILAEIEETGKETSTSTKTVLDSVIDGIKDSEEAALLKKRYAQLQAQLAIVRANLAARYGGRSEEVKDYLEDAKHWYNQARPQAENIATQVEQKRSQLDDKLGAAGSAIAKKEHQLKQALRELLLAAAELFKDKDHPTTTDKHKLPPA
- the petJ gene encoding cytochrome c6 PetJ; this translates as MKKQFKKLIKLLLITCLSLTSFLTPSANAADTVNGSQIFDVHCAGCHINGGNIIRRGKTLKKKALKKYGMDSLEAISSIVTNGKNNMSAYKDRLTPEQIQDVAAYVLEQSEKDWR
- a CDS encoding aldo/keto reductase; this translates as MISTTSYLQFTPDLNICRILNGMWQVSGGHGRINPKFAIATMFKYVDAGFTTWDLADHYGPAEDLIGEFRRQIIATRGQEALANIQAFTKWVPRPGKMTKKIVEDNINISLRRMDVESLDLMQFHWWEYQDKNYLDALKYMAELQTEGKIKHLALTNFDTEHLQIIVEAGIKIVSNQVQFSLVDRRPEVNMSKFCQEHDIKLFTYGTVCGGLLSEKYLGKPEPRGFDLATVSLKKYKNMIDAWGGWQLFQELLTTLKSIADKHRVSISNVAVRYILDKPSVGGVIVGARLGISEHIEDNAKVFSFNLDSEDLNQIDAVSSKSRDLYQLIGDCGDEYRR
- a CDS encoding rhodanese-like domain-containing protein codes for the protein MTNHLVDNIIPQQPPIEPQSDAHVVKARLEWGEPAFTILDVRDRESYNEGHIMGAMPMPTDEVVERAASSLDKSRDIYVYGANEEEGAQAAQSLRSAGFMHVSQLKGGLGAWKAIGGPTEGIIEAMTPPGRGDYNVVSRLKEHAETQSKDV
- a CDS encoding response regulator transcription factor codes for the protein MVMVPATNPKILVVDDDYGVRTLIYRFLSRKYHIESAADGKTALNLFEQFQPDLVILDWNLPDSTGYTLCQEMQRRTNVLVMILSSRTDEADKIKILAAGADDFMSKPFSLAEVEVRVQALLRRIRTVNTSPAQRLVFQQLAINPDGREVTLNDKPLSLTALEFNILHFLASHPGQAWSRPQLIQKIWGCDYVGDGRVVDVHIGQLRKKMEVDTNVPEFIKTVRGYGYKFEPPEKPTE